Sequence from the Serinus canaria isolate serCan28SL12 chromosome 24, serCan2020, whole genome shotgun sequence genome:
CCCTGCAGAGGACCTGAGCTCCCATGTGGGGCTTGGGCCCCATTCTGGCAGGTTCTCAtgctcccaggctgcagcatcgcaggcaggagagcacagtTCCCAGTGAGCCACAAGTGCTTTGGCAAGAGTGTCCTGGGGGCATCCTGGCCAGAGGAGGGTGTTTGGAACAGGGAGCCAGCTGTGAGCCAGGCTGCCTTGAGGTGTTGCCTGGTGTCCAGGTGGGCTCAGGGGCAcatgatgctgctgctctccccatgACCAAAGACCTCTCTATGcatttctccctccttccctacCTTCCTGGGGCAAGGGTGAAGCCCCCCATGGGGAGATGCAGTTGGTTTGGTGATATGCAGTCAGTGCCAGTGTTGGAGCTGTTAGCATGTGGCATCACTCCGAATGCAGGGatcctcttttcttctgcttatcTGGGGCACCTGGAAGGTGCCAAGAGTGGGGTTTATTGCCCAGCCCTCAGCCGCAGGAGCCCACAAGTAAGGGGTGCCCCGTGGGAGGCGGCTTTGCTCGCcgctttttttgctttttgtttgggtttttttgaactTTCTTTTGGAATATTTCCGCATTTAGCACATTTTACTTGAAATTACCTCATTTTTTTGTGACCTCATGAGCTTTTATTGATTTGGGAGGGACGGGGGTGGCATGGCTGGGGTGCACCAGACATGTGCCCAGCATTGGTGGTGGAGAGGTGGTGGGGCActggtgtccctgccagcctcctgTTGTGCATTATCCTTACCAAAACTGGTATTTTTTGCCCGGCcccatggggctgggggtgttggTTCTGAAGCTACCTCTTGTGTTCgtttttgttgtgtttctcCTGCGCAGCCACGGGCTTGGTGGTTCCATCCCACAGTTCTTTTTTTGTCGTTTTGCTGCGTTTGGgtgaaaaggggggaaaaggagctgggggggtGGAACAGTGTCTGGATAGAGTTTGGAGGGACACTGATGGCcctctggttttggggtgccctTCCCACCTCTCCTGGTGCCAAGCAGGGGtagggctgtgggagcagcacccTCCCTCGCGCCCCAGTCCGGCTTTGCACATGCGCGTGCCTCTGCGCGTGGGACCGTTGCTGCTCTGCGCAGGGAGGACACCGCTGCTGTACAATCCGGGATGTGACTGTGGAGAACGGCTCGTTTAATTGTTGTGcctaagaaaaaaacagaaaaaatatttaaaaaaaaagaaaacagttctttCACACAGAAAGTTGCTGCAATTTCTGGCATGTGCACGGCAGGTCCCCGTggtgtcctggcactgccagacaCGGGTGCCATGGTGCCATGGAGCACGTGGCCGAGCtcatgtggctttttttttttttgctttaaccTCTCCTTCCATCCCACCATCCCTCTCCCTCAGAGACACAGCCCCCACTGCAACAGTGTTGGGGTCAGCATTGGAGCGATGCTGCTGTATCCCGGGCGCGCGTCCCCGCACCGTTGGCTGTGGCGCAGCCCCTGCCACCcctccatatatatatatgtaagtatatatatgtgtatcaTAGCAGTGAGGACCAAGCGCCGCACGGGGCCCCGTGGTCCCGGGCTCCCTCTCCCCTGGCTTGTTGTCAGTGTCGTGAGCGCCCGCCTGCCCGTCCCGTTGCTCTGTGTTGCCGCTCGTGGTTCGGGTCCGTCGCTGTCCTCGTTCCGTCTACCTCAGCACCTCTCTGAGCCCGGGCGCAGAAGGTGCCCAAGTTCCCCTTTGGTTTTCTCAGAGTATCTATTGGCTCCTATTTTTTGTACGACTTTTCCTGTCTCACCGTTCGCTCCCCTGCGGTTCTGCTTGCGAGTCCTCTTTCTGTCCTCTAGCCACAGATGCCGTTAGCTAAaagtttcctgaaaaataaagaaaaagaaaaaaaaaacaaaccagttGTGGTGTCTCCTAGTTGCAGCTCTCCGCATCTGCCTTCGTCCTGTGTAGATTCAGATGCATTTCTTTGTAAGACTTCAGTGTTtctgacagaggaaaaaaaaaagacaaaaaaaaaaaaaaaaaaaaaaggaagaatatactgctgcaggtttttttctctccatgtgTCACTAAGTGAAGTTCGTGCCTTCTATAgcaaagagaatattttttacatCCTACTAACGGTAGATTTTTTTGTAGTGaacattttttgtatttttatttataagtCTCATAAGGAAAATAGCAATGTTCAGTTGTATACCTTGAATCTGCAgttagaaaacaaaagaacaacCAATAAAGTTAATTCCGTTGTCTCAGCCTGCTGTCTCCCATTCCTGTGCCCATCAAGAGGAGGAATAGGCGGAGGTGGAGGAAGAATGCATCGCAGTAGCTTGGGGTGAGCTGTGGGGGTACCCACAGTGGTGACTTTGAGGGTGCCTGCTCTGAGGGGGAAATTGAGGAGGTCCTATCCCTAAACCAACCCCAGTGGGAGGGGGGGTCTCCTGGAGTGTCCGTgtccccatgggcagggagcaTCCACAGcactctgcctgtgctgctgcctgcccatgTGGCTcaccagggagcagagcaagTTTGCCTCAATGAAAGTGAACTCGTTCATTTAAACCTGCCTGCAGAGCCGTCCGGCCCCCCGCTGCGTTAATTATCCTGTAGTTCCCGACTGATTGCTGTACACTAAGCTTAAGCcctcctttatttatttactgactACATTAACGGCAGCGCCTGCTCTCCTTTTGTGCTGTGGCAAACCACACAGCCCCGCTGCCAGCACCACCCggccctgcctgtgcctgacGCTGCCTGCCACCTCGTGATGCCGTCAGACATTTCTTACAGCACAGCTGGAGTCACCAAGGGCAGAGCAACATTTAGTTTTCCCAGGGATGGATGGCATGTGCCAGTGTCCTgccccagcatttcccagcaggTTTGAGGTGCTGCGTGTCCATTCCAAGGTCCTGATggtgctcctgcctcccccagtgcccccagcacagcctctcagGAAGGCTTTGGGCAAGTGGTGAGGAACTTTGGTCCAGGTTAGGGCAAGCAGAGGTGGTCCTGCTGTGAACAACCTGCGGGCTGCAGCGCCCCACGAGAAAAGaggcaaagcccagcctggcacaaaGACGTTGTTACAACAACGGGGAAATCGCGGCAGGACCGGGCCTTTGTGTGCACGCTcgcacagcagctgggagcgATTATGCTGCAACAATGTTCTGTTCCATCAACATTATGTCCTCATTAAACCTTTATTAGGAGATTAGATTCagatttattgatttttttttttttttaaagaggaaaatccAGGCTTCTCTCAGATGCCTGGAACTTTTTCCCACATGCAGCACTTCCCAAAGTAACAAGAGGGCAAGGGGAGAACCAATCTTTCCTCCAGAATAGGCAACCTCTCCTTCCAGGGAAGAGGACTGCTGAGCTTCTTGAGGGGGGTTAGGTTGGGTGCATGATGACTTCTTAGCACAGGGAGGACGAGGACCAAAACATTCAATGGGATACAGCAGCACAGATGAGCATCTTGCAGTGCAGCCTTGGGGGACATCAGGGTCACAGTGGGCAGGAGAGAGATGGCAAGGCTGGCTCAGGAGTCTTGCCCAGTACCCTCGTCAAACTCATGGGCTGGGTGGCATCGCATGCCTGGGTCAATGGCCCCATTGGATTTGTCTGTTGGAGCGTTTGATGTTACACGAAGGCAGCTCATTCCAGAGGGTGTTAATTGCCCACTGCACTGATCAGGTCTGTAGCACCATCGATCTCGGCAGGATCAATGGGCTGATTTAGTGTCTCACGAACTCTTTAACTGGACACCTCATCAATAGGCAGCCACTTACAGACCATCAGCGCATTAGTGCAGGCCGGCGCTGGCAGGAGCCTGCTCCACCCGTCCTCAGCCCCCGTCACTCAGAGGTGAGTTTTCCTGCAGGTGATGGCTCTGAGATGGTGAATGAGAGTCTTGCTCTGGGGTTGGTAGGTTTGAGGGCAGATGTAAGAGAGCCAGGTGGTGTCAGCCCACCTGTCCCCCATCACCTGCATATGCAGAGATGCTCCTAGATCATGGGATGGGCCCTTTCGGCATCTGCAGCACTTTGCTCTTCGCCTTGTGCCTCTGTCCTTTCAAGGGCAGATGATAGCGGGAGCTGGGACCTACTGCAGCTGTGATGGCAGTCCTGCCCCCGCGCATCTCTCCCAGTATCGCATGCTCAAGGAGTCAGTCTCGCTCCCATCGCGGTTTGGCCGCGGCTGGACACGGGGTCTCTCCCACTTTGCTGAAACTGCTGAGCACAAGCGAGGTGGGGATCTGCAGGGCAAGCATGCCCGGGGTGAGGGGTACGATATAAAGGCAGCAGCCGGGGCAAGGGGTGGGGGAGCCGAGGACAGCCGGACCCCTGGGGCGGTGGGGTCCCCCCCGCTTCGGGGGACCCCTCCCGATGCCAGGGGACCCCGGGTcgggaggcggcggggccgggcggcggggccgctgTCCGCGGTGCTGAAGCCGCGGCCgtggccgggccgggctggaGGCGCTCCCGGGGTTGGCAGGGGAAGCATGGAGAGAGGTTTGGGCAGAGACATGGGGTCCTGGgggctcctgctcagctccgCCTTCCCGCTGCGGAGCTGAGGGACGTGAGGGATGCGCCTGCCTGGGTCGACAGACACTGGCGAgtcccagagccagggagaaCCCACCAGAGTGAGGTCCCCCATCTCCCGCCCTGAGCAACGGGCACTGCTCAGGCATCCCTCCACACGGACCAGAGGGTGCCCAGTGTGATGCTGTAAGCCAGGACGGCAGCCAAGTACACCCGGAACAGCAGGACATCCAACACGTAGCCCACTTGCAGCCACTCCCGGGCGAGGTCGCGGAATTCCTCCCGTTTTTCCAGGAGCTGGCGGATTGCCATGGTCTCACGCAGGacctcctgcagtgctgctgagccctcCGCCCGGCCAGCAAAGGCCAGTGCAGACCTCGTGCCCCCCACTGCCCCGCATTCCCGGGGGTCTTCACAGACATAGGGGGCGGCCGGCTTGGCTGAGGGATCAAGAGAAGCAAATGTGAAAAACCTATTTAGACAGGGAACTGGCTCTCTCTGTGCCACTCTTACCTGTGCTGTCATTGTTCTCCACCTGCCTGGACGTGTCCAAGGTTTGCATCCTGCTTTGGCTGAATTTTTTCCTGTCCCGGACACAGAGCAGGATGGTGGctctttccagcagcaggtgtTTCACCCACCCAGGGACGTGGGGCTGCAGGTCTTGCTTGTGCACCAGGCACACAATCAGGATAGTCTCTGTCAGGCTGATGACGAGCAGTGCCATGCACACCACAAAGTAGATGCCTGCAGAGGCATCAGTGAGGTGAGTGACCTGCAAAGGCTCGTGCACAGAGCCaatcctccctgcccagccctcaggGCCCTGTGGTCTCTGCCCATGACTGCTGTGGCAGGCGGATAGGAGAACCACCCTACCTATCAGCGGGGTGCCGACAGCAGTGGCTGGCAATGTGTCGGATACAATAATGAGGAAAACCGAGTAGCCCAGCAGGAGGGTGATCTTGAAAGAGACCCTCTCACCACTGTGGGGAGGTAGGTAGAAGCCCACAATGTCCATAACCATCAGGAAgatgctggggagcagcaagCTGACGGTGTAGAAGAGGGGGCGTCTCCGGATGACTACCTGCaggacagagacagaaaaggcTGTGAAGGGTTGAAATGAGgccttcagctgctgtggctctTTGCCGAGGCGGGTGAGGATGGTGGAGGGCACTAAGGTGAGCCAGAGGAAGGCTCACTAGCAGGAGCctcccacctgcagccaggagctgcagcacagagcagcgACAGGGATGGGGCAAGTCCCTGCCCTCGTGCCACATCCCCGAGAAAGGTGGTGGCCAAAGGCTCTTACATAGAACTTCATCTCAGCGTAGCTGTCACTGCTCTTGACACTGAACTCCTGGAAGTGGCTGAGCACGTAGAGCAGCTCCCACTCGCCCTGGTTCATGAAGACACTTTGGTCGAACTTGACGAGCTCCGGCTGACGCCACAGCGAGAGGTTGATATCACGAACTGGGAGGCGGAGGAGAGGTGAGAACTGGGGGTACCCCGCCCAAAGCGCCGGCAGCCGCCGGCACCTGCACAGCGGGCTGCGCGCCTGCCCGCCCCGCACGCTTCCCCGGTCCGCTGGGGCCATCTAGAGGGACGAGCTGCCTTCTGCACGGAGCTCCGGCCCCGCGGGTCCTGCCCGCTCACCCGGGACCCCTAGCCGTGGGCGGCCCGGCACTCACTGTGGTGCAGCCAGCTGGTGAAGGTGAGAGAGCAGTTCTGGACGTCGAAGGGGAAGTTGTAGATGTCCAGGCTGCAGGCAGTCATCACCTGGATGGGTTTGAGGTTCTGCACCTCCCCGTGATGGCTGACGTAAACGTAGGGGACGTGTGGGGACTTTCCAACATCCACACTGAGGGACATGAGGGACAGAGATGTGGGCTGGAGAGCACTCTGGGCAGGGCTTCCTTCTGCCAAGTGGCATTTCGGGGGGAACTGCCCAAGAGCCAGGGATTTACctcctgttctgcttttttggTAATACCCTTGCAGGCATTTTTGCCTCCCATCACCTCTGCACCGCCCAGactgctgccctctcccagcccgAGAAGTCCCAGAGCCCTCAGGAAGCACTGGGAGCACCTTAAATCCCCACAGAGTGGGAAGAACACCAGATAGGTCCATGGGAAGGgccatcagctctgcagctgccccgGCATTGTACTGTCTTCACAAAGCCTTTCTCCCGATATCTGGCTCTCACCCCCAGCACAGCGAGGGTAATTACCAACGGTTGTGGTTAGCCAGCATTGGAAAtggcccagctgcagagccaaTCCCCATCTGCAACTGCCGATGTGGGgaggctgccagctctgtgccaggaatACAAAGCATGGGACAGTACATGCCCTCAGTGGGTGAGGAGTTCCAGTCCCAGTGCATCTCCCTCGAGACCTTGGCTGCACTCACAACTCATTGATGAGGATGTCGGGCACCCAGATGCTCTCCACAGGGAGGGAGATCTGTGTCAGGTTGTCGAAGCGAGCTGGGTCCCACTTGAGGAACTCATCTGTCCAGTGCTGGGGACAATGGAGAGGGGACTTGGGTGAGGTCCTTCCACTCTGCCAGCACACATACCCCAGGCTAGCACCAAGCAAGCTTCCCACccatgggagggagggaagaataATCCTTCAGCTTGCACAGCATCCAAGAGTGCAAACCAGGGAGTGTGAAAGCTGAGCCTTGAGGTTCGCGTGCTGCAGAGGTCTCGCCAGCCTCCAGGATGCGTTTCCCCCCACTGCTGTCCTGAAGGATTGCACACTTCTCTCACAGGAAAAcatgggggtttgggggtgctggACCCCGAGgggagccagcagggaaggggtgaGGTTTTGTGGCTCCTCACCTGCCTGTACCAGATGTAGGTGGTCAGCACCTGGTCCTTCTCATCCTGTGAAGATGAGAACGGTGTCAGAGCAGGACACTGACACTCTAGAAGATGGGCAGAGCATGCTGGCAGGATGCTGCACACCGGGTACCATTCCCCTCCCTGCgcagtgggagcagaggacTCACCACGCTGAGGATGGCATAGACCATGAGGTCGATGGCCACGTTGGTGGTCGTTCGCCAGTCCCGCACAGGCCGGGTGCCCTTCTGGTAGTGGGCCAGGAGGTGGTGGGACAGGCGGCGCAGGGCGGGCTCGGAGGGCTCCGGCATCCCGCCCCCGCGCCCGGGAcctgctcagcagagagggaaagggagggagagacGGAGGGAGGCTGCTCCCCCCGGGGTGTGCCATGGGCTGCGGGGTGCTCACAACTGCTTGCCCCCCCTTACCAGTTGGGGTTTCCCATCCAACTTAAATAGGAGCATCCTGATGGGAAACAAGCCTGGGCAGCAGAACCATCACCTAATATGTTACTGATATCCTGTGCCGTGCAGGTCGTCAGCACTGTGACCTTCCCCACCCTcagagagctgccagccctcACCTCTCTGGACAAGTGCCAGGACAGCGGTAGCAGGGGACCGTGAGGATCACACTGCCCCTGGGAAAGTTTCATACCATTCGCCCCCTCCAGGGGCATTTCTTCGCTCAGCAGGTGGAGATGGTGAAGAGTAGAGATGAAGCAGGATGCTAAATTCATTTATTAGGTATCTTGGTGTTTGCTTCCTGTGAAAACAGTCCCTtcactggtgccagcagcaTCAGGCAAGGGCAAATTGCTTTCAGCACCATGTCCTCACTGCCAGGCACCTGGAATGCCAcggctgggccagggcagcagtgctACACTTGTGgttgtgctctgcagcacaccCAGCCCCAGAGTCCAATTCCAGCATAAGGGAAGAGACTAATTGGAATAGATctgtgggaatttgggaaaaaCTCCTGGAAGGGAATTTTAATCTCTATTTTAAgctacaaaaaagaaaaagcaacagcctcagctcctctgaCATTGCTCATGAGTGGTAGTACTGGGGAGCCAGCCAGGTGCATGATGCTCACCCAGGCAGGCATGAGATGGGGGGAGGCACTGAGATGGGGGGAGAGGCAGCAATTAGGGTGAGGGGAGGAAATACAGCTGCTGCTATCACCACAGCTTGGGCCAAGTGacctttcctgctgcagctggtggcagctggcTCGCGCTTGCACTCCTCGTGTCACCTTCTCCTCACATCCACACCACCCAAATCTGCATCAGGATGCTTTGGCAGCAGGGAAATGGCTTTGCAGAGGGAGGACTGGGCTGGGTTAACCTCAGATGCTCTTTGCCTCTGCTCCAGACACCATGCTGGAGGCCCAGCCCAAAGCAGTGCCAGGGTTGTGCCAGCAACTCACCTGGTGCAACTCGGCCcaaccctggcacagccctAACACAGCCAGGATCTGGGtgcacagcccttcctgcctcctGGCCAGCATTGCCAGGGTGAGCGTGTCACTGCCTCCGCTCCTTTTCTGCCACCTTAGATGTGCTAACAGTGGGAGAAGGCTTGGGAGTTGGGTGACAGGAGCTACATGACCTATCCAGAGATTTGAGTCAATAGCCTACTGAACACTCAGCTGGACTGGTGCAAAACAGCTCAAGGATTTTTGTGCTATTTCCCAGGAACATTAGATGAGAAAATAATACTGGAATAACAAGGAAATATGTTGGCTGTCAATTTTGCACTACACAGAGCTGCAATTGCAAACTATAGGCACAGCATCATGCCCAAAACCGAGCTCCAGGTTATGAGGGGGGACTAAACATTATATTGGAGAAAGTCCTTCACCAGGCAGGGGGCTCAGGCAGCATCTCTCAGGCAGTGGAGTGCAGGCAGGAGACCCCCgtgtctctctctgtcctttcaGCACAACTCCAGAGCACCTCAAgaccccacagagcagagctggttcTAAGGCTATGTCATCTTGCTGCCAGTGTTACCCAGGCAGAACGCACCTCCAGGCTCTGCACCAGAGCTCTCCcatgctccagcctctcccaggtATGTCACCTCCCGGTAGCACGAAGGTCTCCCTAAAGAACAGCCTTTGCCTGCCACTCAGCGCGGCTCAGGTGCTGGGAAGGTGCTACTCCGTGCAGGAGCACCCTGCTCCGCCTcagtccccagccctgcccgcgGGTCCCTCGCCTTACCTGGGCTCTGTAGCGTCGCGGCCAGcggcagcagggccaggagcgGCCCGAGAGCCCTGGGCACCATGGATCCGCCGGCTGCAGCCGCCGCCCGCTCGGCGGAGGACTGAGCGGAGCAGGGAGGCAGGCGGCACTCGTGTGGCTTTCCCCCCGCCGTCGGGTTTTTGAGAACGCCCAATTAATCTCGCGATCAGCCTCTCCCGCTGCATCAAGTTTCAGGCTGGGAGGATAAAATGCTGCAGGAGGATGCGAGTGGGGCCCACCCAGCCATCCCCCACCCTCGCCTCAAAAGAGCTTCCCCGTCCTTTGCCCAGGTGTCTGCTTGTGACAAAGCGGGTTTTGGGGTACCAGCATCATG
This genomic interval carries:
- the LOC103822829 gene encoding 5-hydroxytryptamine receptor 3A-like, translating into MVPRALGPLLALLPLAATLQSPAGPGRGGGMPEPSEPALRRLSHHLLAHYQKGTRPVRDWRTTTNVAIDLMVYAILSVDEKDQVLTTYIWYRQHWTDEFLKWDPARFDNLTQISLPVESIWVPDILINEFVDVGKSPHVPYVYVSHHGEVQNLKPIQVMTACSLDIYNFPFDVQNCSLTFTSWLHHIRDINLSLWRQPELVKFDQSVFMNQGEWELLYVLSHFQEFSVKSSDSYAEMKFYVVIRRRPLFYTVSLLLPSIFLMVMDIVGFYLPPHSGERVSFKITLLLGYSVFLIIVSDTLPATAVGTPLIGIYFVVCMALLVISLTETILIVCLVHKQDLQPHVPGWVKHLLLERATILLCVRDRKKFSQSRMQTLDTSRQVENNDSTAKPAAPYVCEDPRECGAVGGTRSALAFAGRAEGSAALQEVLRETMAIRQLLEKREEFRDLAREWLQVGYVLDVLLFRVYLAAVLAYSITLGTLWSVWRDA